The following coding sequences are from one Clostridioides difficile ATCC 9689 = DSM 1296 window:
- a CDS encoding class B sortase, with translation MDYPVVQGYNNDFYLTHDFYKNYLPLGSIFMDYRNNFENDKSLIVYGHYMKNKTMFGQLENYTDEVFFKENNLVEINYKVQTYTYEIFSVYTADLINRDYLSIHFNNNDEFKYSLNYIT, from the coding sequence ATAGACTATCCTGTAGTACAAGGATATAACAATGATTTCTACCTAACTCATGATTTTTATAAAAATTATCTTCCTTTAGGTAGTATTTTCATGGATTATAGAAATAATTTTGAAAATGATAAGAGTTTAATAGTCTATGGTCATTATATGAAAAATAAAACTATGTTTGGTCAGCTAGAAAACTATACTGATGAAGTATTTTTCAAAGAAAATAATTTAGTAGAAATAAATTATAAAGTACAAACTTATACTTATGAAATTTTTTCAGTATATACTGCTGACTTAATTAACAGAGATTATTTAAGTATACACTTTAATAATAATGATGAGTTTAAATATTCTTTGAATTATATAACCTAA
- a CDS encoding ABC transporter ATP-binding protein: MKMLKVIDIKKIYGKGENEIKAVDGITLEIEPHKFSAIIGQSGSGKSTLLHCMAGLDKPTLGNVFMDNLDLYTLSDEKLSNLRSKEFGFIFQNYNLIPVINVYDNIVLPILIAKGKIDNNYINDLITKLGLESQINKFPNELSGGQQQRVAIARSLANKPSIIFADEPTGNLDSKTTNEVMNLLKYCVNEYKQTLVMITHNDEIAKMADCIITISDGKVI; encoded by the coding sequence ATGAAGATGTTAAAAGTTATAGATATTAAAAAAATATATGGAAAAGGAGAAAATGAAATAAAGGCTGTTGATGGAATTACTTTAGAGATAGAACCCCATAAATTTAGTGCAATAATTGGACAAAGTGGTTCTGGAAAAAGCACATTACTTCACTGTATGGCAGGGCTTGATAAACCAACTTTAGGTAATGTATTTATGGATAATTTAGATTTATATACTTTAAGTGATGAAAAGCTATCTAATCTTAGAAGTAAAGAATTTGGGTTTATATTCCAAAACTATAATCTAATACCTGTTATCAATGTTTATGATAATATAGTTCTTCCTATTTTAATTGCTAAAGGAAAGATAGATAATAATTATATTAATGATTTAATAACTAAGTTAGGATTAGAAAGTCAGATTAATAAATTTCCTAATGAATTATCAGGTGGTCAACAACAAAGAGTTGCAATAGCAAGATCACTTGCCAATAAGCCATCAATAATTTTTGCAGATGAACCTACTGGAAATTTAGACAGTAAAACAACTAATGAGGTGATGAATTTACTAAAGTATTGTGTAAATGAATACAAGCAGACGTTGGTTATGATAACTCATAATGATGAAATAGCTAAGATGGCTGATTGTATAATAACTATTAGTGATGGTAAAGTCATATAA
- a CDS encoding FtsX-like permease family protein: MGIYLKMSLAYLKKNKLRTLLLIIGVMLGVMLIFGPSVIKDSQNENNVVAIHELYSGYHVEFSDLTLDDAKKLETDEKVSKGNSVQNLGRISDKKGNSFILTSSNEEYLKSRYNKIIEGRLPKNNNEIVLEKKALEAMNLSEGVGSTLNLTIKKNYKDTNGSNQLFSINKEFKIVGVMEKPKGYYDVVWQYEAVTYGNDETNNIIPNDAISYNSILSFKSGWRNIEGECDYLMKKYKLGQKSFLPNVPLVRELRYVEDDKSDPNVFKRNVLITTVSIIFIFNIFNITLNQSVKEMGLFRLMGAKKRNVRCMIIYQALIITIIGILLGLVAGVTYSYIGISNYNEVLYSEAGLNPKLYINNEIVIKAILVGIISVFISCIIPTFKIGKISPIESIINTDKIKNHRSRLGIDRLVSKIFGFYGFMGLKNIGRNKVRAAISMLSIALGGYIFITTFSSMQEEVNSKIEDMQNRYNITMQFGVNADPQISKYTDSDVENIEKIKGVKSIHKIQITNGMFTFNNKDINKEFTTYNGVEKKEIMEDKLVLKLYDDYIDEKLNDFVEEGSLDDIKKDTDGYPNVAVYNYFYDIVDDHTIKPIFKELNIGDIITVKIPVEENNTIVYKEMKVRVAVILKDEWIAMGDGDFMPDLEIITSNIHSKNITGEQKYTQLGINLENPYDEIVNNEIQKISRSIPGSLFNSRLSYHEMSESIYKSYIKSQIAIIALVLIIASINIFCTIRTNLLIRKKEISTLRALGVSLKNMKKMLIYEALAYAVFSFIIAMIPSFINLVKFTNWNNDAYINYGIENFMSFTFPIKESLLFFAISVFVCLIAVVVSNRDFESMNIIEGIKENE; encoded by the coding sequence ATGGGGATTTACTTAAAAATGTCACTAGCATATTTAAAGAAAAATAAACTTAGAACATTACTTTTAATAATAGGAGTTATGTTAGGTGTTATGTTGATATTTGGACCTAGTGTTATAAAAGATTCACAAAATGAAAACAATGTAGTAGCAATACATGAACTTTACAGTGGATACCATGTAGAGTTTAGTGATTTGACACTTGATGATGCTAAAAAATTAGAAACTGATGAAAAAGTATCAAAGGGTAATTCGGTACAAAATCTAGGACGTATTTCAGATAAAAAAGGAAACTCATTTATATTAACTTCATCAAACGAAGAGTATCTAAAAAGTAGATACAACAAAATAATAGAAGGTAGACTACCTAAAAACAACAATGAAATAGTATTAGAGAAAAAAGCACTAGAAGCAATGAATTTAAGTGAAGGAGTAGGATCTACATTAAATTTAACAATAAAAAAGAACTATAAAGATACTAACGGAAGTAATCAATTATTTTCTATAAATAAAGAATTTAAAATAGTAGGAGTTATGGAAAAACCAAAAGGGTACTATGATGTGGTTTGGCAATACGAAGCAGTAACTTATGGCAATGATGAAACAAACAACATTATACCTAATGATGCGATTAGTTATAATAGTATATTAAGTTTTAAAAGTGGATGGAGAAATATTGAAGGTGAATGTGATTATCTTATGAAAAAATATAAGTTAGGACAAAAAAGCTTTCTACCAAATGTACCTCTTGTAAGGGAACTTCGTTATGTAGAAGATGATAAGAGTGATCCGAATGTTTTTAAAAGAAATGTTTTAATAACTACAGTATCTATAATTTTCATATTTAATATTTTCAATATTACACTAAATCAATCAGTAAAAGAAATGGGACTGTTTAGACTGATGGGTGCAAAGAAAAGAAACGTAAGGTGTATGATAATCTATCAAGCATTAATTATAACAATAATAGGTATACTACTTGGGTTAGTAGCTGGGGTTACATATTCATATATAGGAATTAGTAATTATAACGAAGTTTTATACAGTGAAGCTGGTCTTAACCCTAAATTATATATAAATAATGAAATAGTTATAAAAGCTATATTGGTTGGAATAATTTCTGTTTTTATATCTTGTATTATACCAACTTTTAAAATCGGCAAGATATCACCTATTGAATCAATAATAAATACAGACAAAATTAAAAATCACAGAAGTAGACTTGGAATAGACAGACTAGTAAGCAAAATATTTGGATTTTATGGATTTATGGGACTTAAAAATATTGGAAGAAATAAGGTTAGAGCTGCTATATCTATGTTGTCTATTGCTTTAGGAGGATATATATTCATTACTACATTCTCAAGTATGCAAGAAGAGGTCAACAGTAAAATTGAAGATATGCAAAATAGATATAATATAACAATGCAATTTGGAGTAAATGCAGACCCGCAAATATCAAAATACACGGATAGTGATGTAGAGAATATAGAAAAAATTAAGGGTGTTAAAAGTATACATAAAATTCAAATAACAAATGGAATGTTTACTTTTAATAATAAGGATATAAACAAAGAATTTACAACCTATAATGGAGTAGAAAAAAAAGAGATAATGGAAGATAAATTAGTTTTAAAGCTTTATGATGATTATATAGATGAAAAGTTAAATGACTTTGTTGAAGAAGGTAGCTTAGATGATATTAAAAAGGACACTGATGGATATCCAAATGTAGCAGTATATAATTATTTTTATGATATAGTTGATGATCATACTATAAAGCCTATATTCAAAGAATTAAATATAGGAGACATAATAACTGTAAAAATTCCTGTTGAAGAAAATAATACAATTGTTTATAAAGAGATGAAGGTAAGAGTGGCTGTAATTTTAAAGGATGAATGGATTGCTATGGGAGATGGCGATTTTATGCCAGATCTAGAAATTATAACAAGTAATATTCACTCTAAAAACATAACAGGAGAACAAAAATACACTCAATTAGGCATAAATTTAGAAAATCCATATGATGAGATTGTTAATAATGAGATACAGAAAATTTCAAGAAGTATACCAGGGTCTCTATTTAATAGTAGATTAAGTTATCATGAAATGTCAGAAAGTATATATAAAAGTTACATTAAATCACAAATAGCAATAATTGCACTAGTTTTAATAATAGCATCAATTAATATTTTCTGTACTATAAGAACAAATCTACTAATTAGAAAAAAAGAAATTTCAACGCTTAGAGCATTAGGTGTTAGTCTTAAAAATATGAAAAAAATGCTTATATATGAAGCATTAGCATATGCAGTTTTTAGCTTTATAATAGCTATGATTCCATCATTTATAAATCTAGTTAAATTTACAAATTGGAATAATGATGCGTATATAAACTATGGAATAGAGAATTTTATGTCTTTTACATTCCCAATTAAGGAATCTTTACTATTCTTTGCTATATCTGTATTTGTATGTTTAATAGCAGTAGTTGTAAGTAATAGAGATTTTGAAAGTATGAATATTATTGAAGGTATAAAAGAGAATGAATAA
- a CDS encoding DUF3139 domain-containing protein: protein MRKYKAILLTLIISIIAIIGFIIYNNYFRKWNEAEKYIDKYMTYQGVSSDDIERITKEKYTKEN from the coding sequence AAAGCTATTTTATTAACTTTAATTATAAGCATTATAGCCATAATAGGATTTATTATATACAACAACTATTTTAGAAAATGGAATGAAGCTGAAAAATATATAGATAAATATATGACATATCAAGGAGTTTCAAGTGATGATATAGAGCGTATTACAAAAGAAAAGTATACAAAAGAGAATTAG